The sequence TCCAGTTAAGGATAGTACAGATCCCTCCGTCCAGTTAAGGATAGTACAGATCCCTCCATCCAGTTAAGGATAGTACAGATCCCTCTATCCAGTTAAGGACAGTACAGATCCCTCCATCCAGTTAAGGATAGTACAGATCCCACCGTCCAGTTAAGGATAGTACAGATCCCTCCATCCAGTTAAGGATAGTACAGATCCCTCCGTCCAGTTAAGGATAGTACAGATCCCTCCGTCCAGTTAAGGATAGTACAGATCCCTCCGTCCAGTTAAGGATAGTACAGATCCCTCCATCCAGTTAAGGATAGTACAGATCCCTCTATCCAGTTAAGGATAGTACAGATCCCTCCATCCAGTTAAGGATAGTACAGATCCCTCCATCCAGTTAAGGATAGTACAGATCCCTCCATCCAGTTAAGGATAGTACAGATCCCTCCATCCAGTTAAGGATAGTACAGATCCCTCCATCCAGTTAAGGATAGTACAGATCCCTCCATCCAGTTAAGGATAGTACAGATCCCTCCATCCAGTTAAGGATAGTACAGATCCCTCCATCCAGTTAAGGATAGTACAGATCCCTCCATCCAGTTAAGGATAGTACAGATCCCTCCATCCAGTTAAGGATAGTACAGATCCCTCCATCCAGTTAAGGATAGTACAGATCCCTCCGTCCAGTTAAGGATAGTACAGATCCCTCTATCCAGTTAAGGATAGTACAGATCCCTCCATCCAGTTAAGGATAGTACAGATCCCTCTATCCAGTTAAGGATAGTACAGATCCCTCCATCCAGTTAAGGATAGTACAGATCCCTCCATCCAGTTAAGGATAGTACAGATCCCTCCGTCCAGTTAAGGATAGTACAGATCCCTCTATCCAGTTAAGGATAGTACAGATCCCTCCATCCAGTTAAGGATAGTACAGATCCCTCTATCCAGTTAAGGATAGTACAGATCCCTCCATCCAGTTAAGGATAGTACAGATCCCTCCATCCAGTTAAGGATAGTACAGATCCCTCCATCCAGTTAAGGATAGTACAGATCCCTCCATCCAGTTAAGGATAGTACAGATCCCTCCATCCAGTTAAGGATAGTACAGATCCCTCCATCCAGTTAAGGATAGTACAGATCCCTCCATCCAGTTAAGTAGTGAGCCGGTTCCTCTTTAACCTGTAAAGGATTATTTCACCAGCATTTACATAGGGAAACTGAGCACCAACACACCTTTATTGCATCCCATAGTATAAAAGACTACCACATTTTACACCCTTAATATATAACGTATTGGACACTTGTGTCCTCTCATAAATAAAGAGTAAaactaccataaccaccataTTCCTCATCACCAAATACAATGTTGTATCTCACATTAAAAATACAACTGATTTCTATATGTAGATATCGCCAATATAACGAGTTTATACGATttgacacatacagtatatacagtatatatatatatatcccctgaACATTCCCTATTAAAAGGCAAAATATGCCCAAAGTGGCATGAATAATAAGCTTTCACCTGTTTGGAActgaaaaggttaaaacatttcctaAAGGACGCTGACAACAGAAAGTGATATCATCTACCAAATCCCTTATGGACTAATTACTCTCTCCTCTACCGTCTTATTCTGAACCTTAAAAGCTGTATGCCAGTTTCAAACATCCTGCTTATATAGTATCAGGGACTCTGGACAAAGTATCTAAAGCCAGTGTAATGGCTGTAATGTCCAGACTGCAGAATACTAAGTGAATCTATCAAAGGCAATATCGTACTTAATGTGTTCTGCATTAGGTGGGGTGTGCTGAGCCAGGGGGGTTCAGGAGTAGCAGTgagacagccagcacacacattgTCATGCGGTGGGGTCAAGgcaaatattttatgttaaaaaaaactaaaaaaaactaaattcaaTAAAACTGCCATTTAAATTGATATAGCTTGTTTATATTCCCATTACAATTATAATCGTATGGAAAACagcacaataaaaaatattaataatgtatattaaatcaAAGTGGTATTCGATTGGTTGCTTGATATAGATATAGACAGAAGTACAATTTGGTCCAGACAATAAAATAATGGCTGCCCCGTTCCCTGCGTGATCCTAAATATAGGATTTAAGGCAAAAAAGGTGAAAAACAACACCATTCAGAGAAACCATTCATGCAGAACCTTAGAACTGTTCTATAGTTGTAGATACTGAAGCCACATGCTACAATATTACTGTCCGTCTCTACAGCAACAagaaaatatctttaaaaatagaaaagacaaaacacgcacacacgcacacacgcacgcacgcacgcacgcacccTAATTACACATTGATCTAGCATGGACTACTCACCCTGGTTTGAAAGCAGAAGATAGTGACTGCGATTGTGACTATAGCAGTGATCCCCATACAGATCAGGACGGCTTTTGAGCTGTAATAActgaaacagaaaaataatacCGTATTTCACTCTGACGGTGGGTGGATAGAAACCTGGGCTGTGAACCTGCGCGAGCCACAATATTACATTTTACAAAGGGTCTGGGATAGTGGCAGTCAGTTTAACAATAAGGCTGTTTATTCAAATTGTGATAGAATTGGGGTCAATATGCAGTAATGTGCATTATCTGTACAAAGATAGTGAAACTGCCACATTATCTGAGAAGCAGAGAGCACCTGCAGAGACACGTTCATTAATTTACTCAAAAAAAGGGTTAACGGAAAAATGGGGAGAATGCTTCATCAGAAATGTTACAATAAGCAAAGGGTCAGCGTTGGAGTGGAATAAGGTCACTTTTTTATTTCAGGTTTGTTGCCAAGCTTTGTACGAAgatagaaactgagaaagaagaAGTGGTTTCTGATAAGGATCTGATTGTAACATACCTTGCTATGGTTCCTGTCATGAAGGACATGGCGAGTGTCTGGGAAATAAGAACAAATGGTTACTGTAATTTACAAAACCACCTACATACATtgaagggttacttcaagcatcaCAACCACTCCAGCCCGTCCAGCTCCCTTACTCCTGTATGGTACTCCTTGTTCACCTCTAACACCTCTTACCAGTTGCCAAGCCTGCCTCAAGCTCCTAAATTGGCAGAATCTAGGCAGGAATGCTGGCAGCAATTAAATATCCAAGTATGCATCTCTTCTTCTACTGAAACATTACACGTACAAgtccatgcaccatgaccacttcagaatTATAAaatggttgtggtgcttggagtaaacccTTTAACGCTGCCCCACCCACTCCTTGTAGAaagcttgtgttttattttaatttccctGAACCTCTCAATGGCATTCCCATAATACAAGGCTCACCGATATGGATCCTCTCTCatatacatgcaaacacatatatatcacaaacaaacaaacagcttTGTATTAACAGATACTTACGAATACTGCCAGAAGGATTATATTCCATGGGAAACGTCTCCTGTAATTCACAGAAAAcggttttaaaaattattttaactttGGATTGCTAATAAAAGATTTTGTTTGGTAATAGTGATAAAcctaaagccttgccccactgTGAGTCTTGTCCCAGTGTTAGTCCTAGACTTAACCTAGGCTCTTCCACCTCAAAATCAGAGCTCGCTAGAATGTGAGGACACctgtgtgtcactataccccactccctctagcatgtaagctcactgagcagggtcctcaatccctctgttactgtgtcactataccccactccctctagcatgtaagctcactgagcagggtcctcaatccctctgttactgtgtcactataccccactccctctaacatgtaagctcactgagcaggccctcaatccctctgttactgtgtcactataccccactccctctagcatgtaagctcattgagcacggcccaccacccctctgttcctgtacgtccagttgtctggttacaattacatgtctgttagtccacccattgtacagcactaccgaatctgatggcgctatataaataaaaaaacaagaaatcacATCCACTCACCTGGGGCCTTCACAGCACACAAGGACAATGTATGTCACAAAGAAGACAGCACTGTGGGTGAAACAGAACCGGTTAGGCCTCCAATAAATCCCCAGCAATGGATACAGAAAGCATGCAGTACAGAGAGCAGTACTTACTAGGAGGCATAGTATATACCAGGAGTAGCGCGTATAAAGTTTCTAAGAGGATCCCTGCAAAGATAGACATAAAATAATCAGAGAAATGGCTTTAGACAGGACCGAGGTCATGGTTAAATAATCATATTACTTAGTCATCAACAACAAAGAACGTAGAGGCACTACAGATTCCAAGAGATTGCCAGGGCTCAAAGCATTAGAATGCACTGGTCTATAATTAACCAATTACAGCGGTCAATTATAAAAGGAACACAATATTCCTGCTGAATGTATACCGGTCTGTATCCAATATTAGAATACGGTGGAATCGTATGGAATTATTTCCATTATACAGTTGTGACAATTTCAATTAACTCCCAATCCACCtccttttcttaaaaaaaataaataaaaaaaaaacaaaaaactttttactggtgagaatattcactaaacacaaaattgTAGTGAGTTGAAAAGCAACTTGTAAACATTTAGATTATATagcaagaaaatatttttttcctccaaATGGGTGACAGTTCGgctataattttataatttaattttttcaattCACCACTCAGACAGGAGACTCTTACTTGCAGTAATGGAAATTACTTATGATGCTTAGACTGACGCTTTAAGTTGGCCGACTCGGCCATCAGTCAAGGTAAACACCACACAAGTCAATTTATGTTCTGTTATACCATAAAGAGTGTGATTTTAATGGGTCAACATCAACACTATTTTGTGACAGAGTATGGAGCAATTATGACTTCTAGTTAAATATGTTAATGAATTAAACCGATGGAAAcatccttttaatttttttatttatgctgtGCAGAAAAGACAATTACACAAACTCTTGCCATGCCACAATAGGTGGAGCAAGCATCATCGTGTCCTACAGTGTTTAACATAGACATGATATTAGCATTATCAGcacaattatttaaaattaagAAGATCGTTGCAAGAGGAGAATAGCATAGGTAATTGGTATAGCATGTACAGGCAGTCTACACACGTGTGTTTTGTTTGCATGACTAACTGTTGATGCAAGACTTAACCAGTATGTGCAAATCTATAGCTTGTCATTAGAAATATGCTTGAGCATAATCAGCGGAGAGACAAAACGGCATAATGTACAGATCTAGCTATGCGAGTAATGTAAACGAGAAGAAACGGTGATATTACATAATAGACAGAGCGAGGAGTGAAATAGTAAAGCCTAACGAGTGGCTGACTATGTGGTTACTGAAAAGGAGATTAAACAGTTGTGTTAGCAAGATGTAACTGGGGTTGCTTAAATTGGTATCACTGGGTCTTGAGTTATATACTAAGGGAACACagagtgaggaaaaaaaaaaaagaaaaataagcatGTGACGAAATCAAACAGCAAACACGAGGTAACGAACAGTTCTGTTCACCCAATTCCTCGGATGGGCCACGATGGAAAGTTCATCCCCACATGCCACACATTACATTCCGGTTTTGGTCTGTGTTTAGCGCAGTGGCCTGCCTTCCTGCCGTGCGTGGCAGGCAGCTTGCCATCCGGCGTGCGGGATTGGACTGTACGGAAGGGCATGTAATGACCAGCAAGAATATTAATTGCGTTAATGGAGGGAAAAAGGGACTTCCCAGGTGTTTTCCCTGGTGTCACTAGCACCAAGATGGTACACCTTCCTTACAGACGCTAACATCTCCAGAGACACAAACAGCATTGATTTGCCACCATGTTGGTCCTACTTCTCACAGATGGAAAGTATGTCACAAATGATTCCTGCAatcggatgggggggggggaggtggcttATAAAAGTATCACTGACGCAGTTATTCGGGGAAATGCTGAAACAATTCATTAAATCTGTTGGGTTTCATCATCTATCACTTCTTTTGCTCCCAAAATACataccaacatttcaaatggacagagGGACCCTTTAATTTGAagggtgtgagtgagggtgcagcATGGTTAGGTGACTgacaaatacattttacaatcaAAATGTAATTCAGAACAGGATCAATGTATCTCATTTACAgtcatttaaagaaacattactGTCACATTgcaacaacatggagctcctagaaaagggaACACCAGGGTAGAAATTAGAGACAGGTGATATGGTCCCAAAAGagggactgtcccttctaaatagggacacttggaaggtacGTAACCACTGTTTTTTCAGCAACGCGTTAGATTTTTCATACTTTCTAACACttattctttttaattctttattttaggcgtGCAGTATTAAGTACAAATTTTTGCTATGACTTATATATTTTTGCTATGACTTATAACAGGAGTTACAATGGTAAGGACAATGTGTTAACATATAAGTTCAAGAtgggctgcacttttttttttttttttaaagaaaaacaagctTATTCACAGTGAGACAGTACATGTGCTGTGAGGTAATAAGGACATGTAGCAACTGTAGTTACATTTAGTTATAGTTAGGTTTAGTTACTGTATAGTCTAGTCTATCAATGACTGCTTATTTCCACATGGAGTGCGGAGTAGGTAAGGTAGTTAACCCCAGTGTATCccgtgaggaccgggatatcccccaccggtccagaggggaggggggagggggaggtaaaAGTGTATCTGAGCCAAACCGGGATCTATGAAgtgaggagatcggccgcctctccccagctccgtcCCCAGTAGGCCGCAACAGAGAGACACGGTTTCCAGTGGAGTAGAAACACCGTTCAAGTTTCAGGACAGTCCGCAGGGGTCCCCCAACTCGGCTAGTGCCCTTGCTTGGTCGTAGTCTTTCCTTAACCGAGGGATATCACCTCAGATGCAGTAAAATGCTTAAGAGCTCAGGCACAGCACGTCTGCTCTGCATGGcagcctggccccgcccccctctaaCACTTATTCTGATAGAAACTGTTCTGTTTCTCTTTTTTCTACCACTCTAAATTTGTTGGTcttctgaattaaaaaaaaaaatcaacaaaaactGGCAAAAAATACTGCAAAAACAAGTGTCACCTTTTAAATCAATAAATACGATCATAATTATGACGGAATTTAATCGTCACTCTTCTTTTCCATGAGAATTTAACTGCAGCAAAGCCTCGCTATATGCTACTTTGTAAGACtgtatataaattaaacagatttaTAAATGAAAGGGAATGTAAAtcgattttaaaaaataatctcaTGTAAATAACAAAAGATTTAAGCCATGGTCATAGTTTTGTATTAATTACTACGACATTTAGAATTTCAGGACAACTGGGGAAACAAGTAATTCAAACAAAGTCCAATCCTCTCTCAGACACAGAGCTCGGGTGTTGCGCGAGCAGGGAAAAGGTCAAATGTAAAGACTTGAATTCGTGTCATGAAACATTAAGCGTTCAGAGCAGTATATTCATGCTGGGGGATAGTGGTGGACCCCAGTCTGAGAATTGCCTGGCACAGAATTTGTTTTAAAGCCGGGGAAACGTTACGTCTCTATCCAAGGAGAGACCCACAATGAAACGAGTGATGTACAAGCCATCAGAGACACATCTTGTAAAATGTCATAAGTGGAGATGAAACTTACACATAGGTGAAGACAGCGATAATGCCCACAGTAACCAGTAACTGGACGCTAATGATGGTGTAGACCTGCAagacatgaatatagtgaaatgGGTGATTAAAAGTCATATTGTCACCAGCATTCTGGATCTAGCACAGGAATGTGTAAGCAGAGCGTAAAAGAGCACTTTTAGGAAATCATATTTTAGCCGGAATGCTTCACGAAATTCTTCCCTGTCCACTTCCAGTGCATCATTAATGAACAGTGACAGCATTCCTGCAATAATCCCTTTAATGCACAGTTTGAATGCCATCATTCAGTACGAGATCATACACATAGTCTCTGCCTTAGATTAATGGGAGTTATACTCCTGGATGGCGGCTGCTATCATTTTAACTGGGCCCCCCACCCTATAATGAAATGCCCACCAAGGAGCTAGAGTGGACAGAAATAGTGTGAATCTATCTCCCATCTCCTCTGTCAGCAGATCACAATCAGGAGCGGGGCTGAATGAATGCTTTTATCCGAATCATGCATTTTCAGGACCACACTAACTTACCCTCCGAATAAACGCATGACGCACAGCTTTGTCATCCCATGAGCCAAAACTTCCACCATCATTCGTTCCGTACATCTCCgcatcacctgcacaaaataAGAGAGACATTAAATAAGGTATTTCTATGTTGGTGGAGTTTAAAATATTGAATGGTGTGGCAGGATACGCAGCCGATAATGGACATTGTAACCCAGTGGCCGGAGGATGCCTCTCATTTAGCAGCTTGCATGTTGggatttaataaattaaaaaccttGCCCATTACTGGCTGGATATTGCCATTTGTCTTAAATCAGAAACATCGACTACAAACTATATGCAGATTTGTAAGGTCTATAAAGCTATAAGGGTAAAATATATTGGAGTTTCAGGTTTATTGCATGCCCGCCACAGCTGTAATGTCTAGTGGGCCCAGCCCAAATTACAGACTTGTGCATCTCTATCACCATTTTGATGTCGGGTGAGCCTGCAACGAGGGAGACACCACCGAACGGACGCCAGCCAGTAGAGTGAATATAACCGGACGTTCTCACATAATGCAGAGAGACCAGGAGACCGTGCTGACAGCTCAGCTGAAACCCTCAGTTGGATTACCCAGAGAGGCTAATTATCTGGAGTGTGTCCTCATCCACTTTTGACCAAGTGGTGTCGCTGGTATATTCCTTTAGGCCCATCGCTGGCACCTAAAGCGTTTAACTCAGTTTCAAAACGAAATGCAGAGTTACAGACTGCAGGCACCAcaaactgaagtggttatggtgcttagactaacTCTTTAAGTTGTAGTGTCTATATCCcgtttgtttaaaatatattgtgGTTTTATAGAATTACCCCCtctagtgtgagctgctgggttccctgagcATTCTACAGAGAGCAGTTTGGATCAGgggcagcctgatatgcactgcttacAGGTGGACACTGACCCTCACTCAATCACAACAGTGAGACTGGAAGGGAATAAAAAAACGAATTACTTTAATCATGAATGGCCCTGGTTATTACAACTttacaaataatatataataacatattGATAGGTAATTTTCTACAACCAGTCATCTTTAATGCCTATCAGTTGATGTGTATAAGTGGGCATATGCCATTTATTATACGAAAAAGAATAttggacttcaatgggcagaacgGATAAAGACAATAACATGGTTTAAGCACAAAGTCCTTGAGATGTTCTGCCCTGCTGTGTGCAGACTAGTAAAATCATTTGTGTATTGAGTCTTCCCATTGTACGGCCCATTTGTAAATGTTCCGGTGCTGTATCCATAAACAAAGAATTATATAATAGAAACAATTACAGTCACAAAAATAACCGTGATCTATCCGTGCCCCAAGCAGAATGGTTACATAACAGCATAGACTCGAGATTAATGTGTAATAAAACTTCACTCCGAGTCAGTTAAATGATCACTAAAATCCTCGAGTGGAAGAGAGAGAATGAACTTCTAAACAAATAAGCAAAgagagggggatgggggggaagtaagcaaaaataaataaaaatgacatcAGTAAGATTGGGGACTACCACTGAGGAATAATTTGCATCACAGAACTTTATAATTTACCTAGAACAGCCTCCCGACAGAGGTGGTACAGAATACTTATTCGTGAATTTAAAGTGGTCTGAAAATGTGGTCCTGTCAACCAGTTTAAAGGGTAACGTTCACTTCCCAGCATATTTAATATTCCATTTCCTTATCCCTAATTTTAACAAATATCTGTATTTGTGAGGTTTTTATTGAAACCACAACTCTTTATCCCACAAATGGGCacatccatcttggctccctgtcaatcattgttaccaAGACCTTTAGTAGCACTTGACAGTCATAATAGAAAAAGTAATAGAGAAGAGTTGGAATGAAACATTGTTTCGATTTCTCCTCCTGATCTGCAATGTTTGTCTATTTTGAAGATCTTGCAGCATGGAGACAGCCATCTTGGAAATGCTCGAGCAGGCAGTAACTGTTCCGGATTTAATAACCAGAAGGCTGAAGGAACCATGTGATGTCAGGAGCCAAAGTCTGTGATTTGCAAAGTAGCGCCAAGCTTTCTGCTGAGCAAAAAGCAAGAACTGTTTCTTTGACCCCTCGGATGATGCCATGTGCCCAACATTTGATAGACTAGTTCTGTTGTGGTCATGTGTTCAGAGATTAtcatttctaaattaaaaataaagtgtcATATGATAATTTCCCTGGaaggcatttaaaacccaaacgaCGAGAGTGAAATTAAACCGCTTTTGTATTTGTTCATTAAAATGCACTCCTTTAATATTACACCTAGggtttttgtttaaatatatatacaaacacatctgTGTGAAGAGTATTTTCCAGCTGAGGGCACTTGACCAAATATCCAGAAGATCCTTTTTCTGAAAACCTTGCCAACATTACTCAACATTTGCAGAAAACAGACGCCCACAGTCATGCTTTCAGAGAATTTTTACGGTTTAGCTTCTGGCGTTCTGGGCTTCAGACAAGTAACGTGTAGACACACTGGAAGAGTTTTATAAAAGTGTTACCAATAGGGATGCCAAGACAAAGTTAAAGGGCTGCTTGCCCGAGTAACGGCAATAAGTTAAAAGGTACTTCTGTTCAGATCAACGCTTTGCTGTTCTGTCTAGTAGCAATGGAATTTCTTTCAATGATGTCTATACATGCCCTTTAAATATCCACATTTATGGCAGATGTTTCCGAATGATTTGCAAGCTGCCTAGGTGTATAAAGTTTGAAGAATTTACTATATAAACTGTTACATAATGTCAGCCCATTCCTCAAACACTATAAAACACTAGGGGTTCGGCTTTCACACCCTACATGGAACGAAAGACCCGGGGTGAATTTAAAAGTGCCAATGCACATTCGGCAACCTAAAATGCAATTCCAATcagactttataaaaaaaaacaaaaaaaaacacaacaacaacataagaaagcaaataagGTCAGGTAAGAGAGGGTTAATGAAGAGTTGCTTACCTGTGTTCAGAGGGATTGTGGGCAAAATGGGCATCACTGGAGGCTTCGGAGCCTCGTTATATCCTGGTTCTGGGTATCCTCCAGGTGCAGGATAGCCTCCTGGCTGTGGGTAGTAGCCCCCAGGCTGATCATATGCAGGTGGGTACCCACCGGGCTGTGGATatccaccaggtgcagggtacccGCCTGGCTGAGGATATGGACCAGGTGCAGGGTAGCCCCCTGGCTGTGGATACCCACCAGCTGTATTCAGAGGGTCTCGGTCATTGTAAGGTGGTGGCGCACTGGGATAGGAGGACATGGCAGCGATGCACACTTATACAAAGCCTTTTATAAAACCtaggtagaaaaaaagaaaaaaaaaaagaagatatacattaaaaaaaaaaaacaaccagtaACCACGTACAGAGGAGACAGGCAAATCTAATGTTAATATTTTGGTATAAGAAATGGAACCAACTCAAAGACTTTCATTAACCTCTAGAAATATCATGATTTAATAAAAATTAGAGGATAAAGAGAATATGTagtcctcattaatatttaataGCATGCAATTAATAAACCCG is a genomic window of Pelobates fuscus isolate aPelFus1 chromosome 8, aPelFus1.pri, whole genome shotgun sequence containing:
- the TMBIM1 gene encoding protein lifeguard 3 is translated as MSSYPSAPPPYNDRDPLNTAGGYPQPGGYPAPGPYPQPGGYPAPGGYPQPGGYPPAYDQPGGYYPQPGGYPAPGGYPEPGYNEAPKPPVMPILPTIPLNTGDAEMYGTNDGGSFGSWDDKAVRHAFIRRVYTIISVQLLVTVGIIAVFTYVDPLRNFIRATPGIYYASYAVFFVTYIVLVCCEGPRRRFPWNIILLAVFTLAMSFMTGTIASYYSSKAVLICMGITAIVTIAVTIFCFQTRVDFTSCGGLFAVLGIVVFITGIVTAIVLAFKYVYWLHMLYAAIGAIAFTLFLAYDTQLVLGNRKHTISPEEYVYGALKIYTDIVYIFTSLLQIVGSRM